The stretch of DNA ATGGTGACCTTGCCTTCGCAAGATCGCTGCTTGATCACCCCGGGCGGCCACTCGCCCCCTCGATGCCAATTGAGACAATCCCTCCCAACTGACACGCCATCACATCGAACTAGCGTTTTTGCCAAGCGAAAATGGGGCCGCCGGATCATGCAAACTCCGGCGTAATCTACCGAGGCAAAAGTTCAGCCGATCGAGAAACCGTGATCGCGGCCGAGCGATGGCTGCCATGTGACGTCACAATCATCGATCGAGCCCGCCGGGCGAGATTCGATCCGATTGAGGAGCTCGTTCAAGTGAGCCTTACTGCCATCGACATCCAGGAGAACACTTCCGTCTGGTTCATTTCGCACAAACCCGTGGACGTCCAAACCGGAACCGTGATGCAACACGGTGGCGCGAAAGCCGACGCCTTGGACTCGACCACGATATCGAGCAATTACGCGATGTCCGGTCATCTGCCACTCGTTTTCAAGTCGTCTTCACCAATCGTATCAACGGTAGAAACCGATCTTGCATCGCCTTCATGAGGCCGTTCGGTGCGGCGAATGGCCACCAAACACATGTCGTCAAACGGCGGCGCGTCACCGATATGCCGGAGCACCGCCTCAACGATCCGGTCTTTGATCGAAGTCGTTTCTCCGGCTTTGGAAATCAGTGCCCGGATCGCTTCGATGCCGAACTCTTGGTCCTTGGCATCCATCGCCTCGTTGATCCCGTCGGTGTAGAGCAACAAAAAGTCGCCTGGCTCGATCGGAACCGAAACCGCTTCGTATTCCATCCCGCCCATGATTGCGATCGGCAAGCCCGATTGTTCTTTGCCAGGCTCAACGATCTCCCCGTCAACTTGGCGACGAACGATCGGAGGCATATGTCCTGCGTTTACGATCGTGACCGACGCTTCATTCGGATCGATGACAACCATCAAGAAAGTCACAAAACTTTCGACCTCCAACTCGCTCATACGATCGTTTAAGCATTCGATCGCTTTGGAAACGTTTGACTCACTTGCCAAACAGAACCGAGTTTCGGCGGACAACTTGGCCATGAACATCGCCGCGGCGACACCGTGTCCGACCACATCGGCAACGACAACGGCGACGCGTCCATCGGGCAATGGGATGTAGTCGTAGTAATCACCGCCGATATGATTTGCCGCCCGATAAAAACTATCGAACTCCCAGCCGATCGTTTTGGGCGGTGTTTGGGGTAAGAACGCTTTTTGGACATCGGTGGCCAAACGCAAGTCTTGTTCGACCTCTTGCTGCTTGAGCGCCTGCTCATGCATTTGGGCGTTCGTGATCACGATTCCAGCCTGGGTCGCAACGCCACTGAGCAGGTCGATGTCTTCTTCGACAAACTGGCCGCGGCCCTGGGTAGAATCGATCTGGATCGCGCCGAACTTTCGACCATCTGCATCACCCAAAGGCGCACAAATCATGCTCTTGATCGAGAAGTCAGCGATCGATTCACTACTATCGAAACGGCTATCTTCCATCGCGTCGAAGGACAGAATTGATTCGCCGGTTGAAATCACACGGCGAATGATTGTGCGACTGATTCGCACCGTTTGCGTTTCATCGCTTCGCTGTCGAGTCTTGACCCAACGCGTTTGCAATTGATCGTCATCGGTCTGCATGACGATGAAGCCGCGATCTGCCGACGGGAAGATGGCAAACAAGCTGTCGAGAATTTTTGGTAAAACATCATCGACCGCCAAGGCACTGCCCAGGTTACGGTTGATCTTCAGCAACGCCTCAAGCTTGGCTTCGGCGGTGGCCCGCATCTTCAGCCCATCGGCGGACTTTTCATACTTCACTCGCGGTGCGATCGAACGTGACGACTCGGGCTCTTCGTCGGTCATCACGATCCCAAAATGGGACCCCGAGAACGTCACCTCACTTGAATGCCCCGACGCGAATTGTGGGACCGAGTTCCCATGAAAGACGAATTCGATATCACTGATCCGAATTCGATCGCCTTCACGAAGCACGTGAGGCGTAGTCAGTCGCTGACCGTTGACGTAAGTCCCGTTGCGACTGCCTAGATCGTGAACGGTGAAAGCCTGACCTTCACCGATCACCTTGGCATGAAACCGGCTGACCGGCCCGGCATCGACCACAATGTGGCAATCGGGATGCCGACCGATCGACGTTTCACCGTCAGACAATTTGAATCGCTCGGGACCGCCAGAGATCGCGCCTGCGGCGATGTCGGCGCCCCCGAGAGCGTTGTTACCGGGACTTGTTGATAAAAACGCCATCGATTCAAACGAACCTCTTAGTCCTTGTCCTTCTCGGCGTTGGCTTCCGGTGCCGAGTTATCTTCGTACTTCGCTTCAGGGATCGAATCGTCATCACGGCGACCCGTGATGCTGAAATCTACCGGATAGCTTTCGTTGACCGAATCATTTTGATCGGTCATTTCTTCCTCGGTGACGTTGGCATTCTCGACGATCAAATCGATGACCTTTCGTTCAACGATTTGATTTCGCAGTGCATCCATCTGGCCGCTTTTTTCCAGCCGGCTACGCGTCTTCCGTGGGTTCGTACCGTTTTGTTGACTGATCAACATGACCTCTGCGTCGAAATCCTCGGGAGTCGCATCGATGTTTTGCTCTTCGGCAATCTGCTCGAGAACAAAGTGCTCACGCAACGCTGACTCGGTCGACGCACGCGCGTTCTGCTGCAACGCGTTCGCAATGCCTTGCACCTGCGTCGGATCGAAACCACTTCGCTGCAACTCCAAGATGCGACGCTGGATTTCGCGACGGGTCTGACGACGAACGAGATCTTCGGGTAGCTCGAAGTTAACGGCATCGCTGAGCAGATTTGCGACATCACTACGGATCTGCTGCTGCGTATGGTACTCGGATTGACGCTCCAAGGACTCTTTGATGAATTCGCGCAGCTCACCTTCGGTTTCAAAATCGCCGAGTTCTTCGAGCAACTCGTCGGTGATTTCGACACTTTCGAGTTTCTGCACTTCGACGATCGTCACTTCAGCGACAATCTCTCGCTTCTCTTCATCTTCGGCGGCACTCGGCAGCTCGACAGACGTCGTTACTTTTTCGCCTTCCTTCTTACCGGCAACATCTTTTCCGAATTCGTTGCACAAACCGTCGGTGAACGACAACTTGTTCGACAACGTGACCAGTTCTTCTTCCAGCTTGCTGATCGTCTTGCCGCCTTCGGTGAAGCTGATGTTGACGACCAAGCGATCGCCCAGCTCGGCCGGCTCTTCGGTCGCTTCCCATGAAGCCCGGTCCCGCAAGACGCGATCGAGTGCGGAAGTGACGGCATCATCATCGATCTTCTGAACCGACTTCTTTAGCTCCAATCCTTTCCACTCAGGCGTGTCAAAATCGGGGCGCACTTCGATCGTGAACTGAAACGCGAAGTCGCCTTCGCCCGGATCAGGGATCGAGCTGTAATCGAAGTCCGGCTCACTGATCGCCGAAAACTCTTCGTTGTCAGTCACCTGAGTCAAGCTGTCCATCAACAGCTTGCCTTTCACCTGTTCAACCACTCGGTCCTTGAACTGTTTTTCAACCAATCGCCGCGGGGCACGTCCGCTGCGAAAACCGGGGACCTGAGCCTCAGGAACCAGCTCGTCATAAGCTTCTTTGAGGTATCGCTGTACTTCCGCCGATGGAACGGTGACAATTACTTCTCGAACGCAAGCCTGAATCGTGTTGACTTTGACATCCAACTGCAACGTGGGGCTTTCGGCCGTTTCGGGTGAATCGATGGACGTGGACATCCTGTGGCTAACCTTCGCGGGAAATTAGGGAATGGACTAGTGAAATCGCGGGGGCCGGGCACGATGCCATCCGCTGCCGCGAATTAAGATTTCTGTTTTCGAAGCCCGTAATCTATCGCGGATAAGCAAAAATCGGCAAGCCAATGTTGACGTATTTTGAATTTGATCGCCAAGTCGAACCGTTTGCCGATCTTGCCCAACCCCATTTTTGTATCGCCGAACAATCGCCGGGCAAGCGACGCCCCTGAAAACCAAACGACAACAACGCACCTCCCCACGTGCCGCAACCTGGCTCACGGGCGATCGCCTCTCACTACACTGGTCATGCCAACGCCTGCTGCCTCACCGCCCCCGCTCAACGATCCCGACCGCCGCCCTGAACGCATGGGACCGCCCCACCAGGAAGAGAGGCAGAGGCCAAAATCCGGCAAAGAATTTTTGATCAAGTTCTTGGCGGGGCTTGTCGATCGGTTATCTGTTGCTAACCTCTAGCACCTCAACGAAACGCATGCGGCTGTAGCTCAGTTGGTAGAGCATCACGTTGCCAACGTGATTGTCGTGGGTTCGAATCCCATCAGCCGCTCTGAAATAGCACGAGCACAAAAAAGCCCGCCGGAATCACCGGCGGGCTTTTTTCGTACACAACGACTGGCGACAGACCGGCAATCCCCACCCTCGAACGCGCAAAACCAGCCTCGGGAACAGCGCGGCCAGCATGACCGCAGCCGGGCACACTGCGTTCGCCTCGTGCGACGAAAGGGAACCTAGAACCACCGGCAATCGCCTCAGCCCCCCCCGCTGCGCAGCAGACCCCGGCGGTCCGCAGCGGCTTCCGCGACGACCTAACCGAGATCAGGCTTCTCCCGGCCGTCGGAACCGTAGCGATTGAAAGCGAAATACAGATATGGCACCGGCAGACAAAGCAACAGCATGTAAAAAAAGATGCCAACCAGCATTGCCAGCAAGACGGTGATCACGACAAAAAGGATCCAGACCCACCACGTGTCCCGCCACAAACCCAAAATTTGATTCACACCCGCCTCCAACGTTAACGTCACCGCACCAAGCGACCGACAACGTACAACTAATAGGCTTTTCCCGGCAATAGACCGCCAACGCAATCAAAATACCGACCGCGAGCAACCGTCTTTGCCGCCGGATTTTGCCTTGCAACCGGCAATCCTTGCCCCGCCGTGCCAAGCAGGGCAGTTTCTCCGAGAATCTTTTTTGAGGATTTTGCGAAGAGCCGTTGACGCTTGGCACGACCAGTTCTACATTCTCGCCTCCCTGCAAGACTGAGGTCGAGCAGAGAGTTCCCGCAAACGCCTTCGCAGCCTTCCATTGCGAGTCTTTTGCAAGCAAGTTTTTGTTCGTTTCTGCCCACTCATTTACTGGAAGTACTAACGTGTCAGCCGGAGCAAACGAGGTCATCCGCATTCGTATGGAAGCATACGACCACTCCGTGCTGGACCAAAGTGCCCAGGAGATCGTGGACACCGTTAAGCGGACTCACAGCGAAGTGCACGGCCCTATCCCGTTGCCAACTCGCGTTGAGCGATACACGGTCCTTTCCAGTCCGTTTGTGAACAAGAAGGCTCGTCAACAATACGAGATCCGGACCCACAAGCGGCTAATTGACATTGTCCAAGCCACGGCAAAGACAATCGAAGCCCTGAACAAGCTGAGCCTCCCCGCAGGGGTGGACATCAAGATCAAGGCATCGGCCCGCTAGGGCGTCTTGTTCGCCACGGCCATCTGCGGCCGCAAGCAACAGAAAGCGACTGAGAGAAGAACCTGGCGGCAGGCCATGCAGCCAGTGGAAACGTCAAAGCATA from Roseiconus lacunae encodes:
- a CDS encoding acylphosphatase yields the protein MTGHRVIARYRGRVQGVGFRATVLHHGSGLDVHGFVRNEPDGSVLLDVDGSKAHLNELLNRIESRPAGSIDDCDVTWQPSLGRDHGFSIG
- a CDS encoding SpoIIE family protein phosphatase, with the protein product MAFLSTSPGNNALGGADIAAGAISGGPERFKLSDGETSIGRHPDCHIVVDAGPVSRFHAKVIGEGQAFTVHDLGSRNGTYVNGQRLTTPHVLREGDRIRISDIEFVFHGNSVPQFASGHSSEVTFSGSHFGIVMTDEEPESSRSIAPRVKYEKSADGLKMRATAEAKLEALLKINRNLGSALAVDDVLPKILDSLFAIFPSADRGFIVMQTDDDQLQTRWVKTRQRSDETQTVRISRTIIRRVISTGESILSFDAMEDSRFDSSESIADFSIKSMICAPLGDADGRKFGAIQIDSTQGRGQFVEEDIDLLSGVATQAGIVITNAQMHEQALKQQEVEQDLRLATDVQKAFLPQTPPKTIGWEFDSFYRAANHIGGDYYDYIPLPDGRVAVVVADVVGHGVAAAMFMAKLSAETRFCLASESNVSKAIECLNDRMSELEVESFVTFLMVVIDPNEASVTIVNAGHMPPIVRRQVDGEIVEPGKEQSGLPIAIMGGMEYEAVSVPIEPGDFLLLYTDGINEAMDAKDQEFGIEAIRALISKAGETTSIKDRIVEAVLRHIGDAPPFDDMCLVAIRRTERPHEGDARSVSTVDTIGEDDLKTSGR
- the tig gene encoding trigger factor — protein: MSTSIDSPETAESPTLQLDVKVNTIQACVREVIVTVPSAEVQRYLKEAYDELVPEAQVPGFRSGRAPRRLVEKQFKDRVVEQVKGKLLMDSLTQVTDNEEFSAISEPDFDYSSIPDPGEGDFAFQFTIEVRPDFDTPEWKGLELKKSVQKIDDDAVTSALDRVLRDRASWEATEEPAELGDRLVVNISFTEGGKTISKLEEELVTLSNKLSFTDGLCNEFGKDVAGKKEGEKVTTSVELPSAAEDEEKREIVAEVTIVEVQKLESVEITDELLEELGDFETEGELREFIKESLERQSEYHTQQQIRSDVANLLSDAVNFELPEDLVRRQTRREIQRRILELQRSGFDPTQVQGIANALQQNARASTESALREHFVLEQIAEEQNIDATPEDFDAEVMLISQQNGTNPRKTRSRLEKSGQMDALRNQIVERKVIDLIVENANVTEEEMTDQNDSVNESYPVDFSITGRRDDDSIPEAKYEDNSAPEANAEKDKD
- the rpsJ gene encoding 30S ribosomal protein S10, with translation MSAGANEVIRIRMEAYDHSVLDQSAQEIVDTVKRTHSEVHGPIPLPTRVERYTVLSSPFVNKKARQQYEIRTHKRLIDIVQATAKTIEALNKLSLPAGVDIKIKASAR